The Pseudoxanthomonas sp. genome segment CGAGATGATCGCCAGGATCACGAAGACGACGAACAGCACCCACGCGATGTTGGTGGCGGCGCCGGCGATGCCGCTGAAACCCAGCACGGCAGCGATGAGCGCGATGACGAAGAAGATGATGGCGTAGCGCAGCATGGAAACTCCCTTTGGCATTGGCCAGTGGTGCAGCCGGTAGTGGCGTGCGCATGCTGAAACGGGGGGAGTCGTCATCGCGTGAGCGTCGTCCGCGGCGATATGGACAGGCTTCAGCGTCGTGATCCGGGCGTGAAGGCATCGGCGCCGTGGAGGGCCCGCATCACACGGGATGATCGCGCAGCCACGCGCGCAATCGCTCGAACCCTTCCTCCATCGACACCCGCGGCACGTAGCCGAAGTCGCGCCGCGCCGGCGCCATGTCGTACCAGTGCGCGGTGCTGAGCTGTTCGGCCAGGAAGCGCGTCATCGGCGGCTCGCCCTTCAGCGGCAGCACGGTCCACAACGTTTCGCAGACCGCGCCGATGCGGTACGCAGCCTTGAACGACAACTGCTTGTCCACGCGCGGCGCGCCGGCCGTTTCCAGCAACGCGTCGAGCAGTTTGCGCATCGGCCATGGCTCGCCGTTGGAAATGAAATAGGCCTTGCCCGCGCAGGCGGCACCCGGCGCAAGATGATCGAACGCATCGAAGTGCGCCTGCGCCGCATTGTCGATATAGGTGGTGTCGACGTGGTTCTCGCCACTGCCGACCACGCGCAACCGGCCGGCGCGCGCCCGCGACACCAGCCGCGGCAGGATCTGGTGGTCGCCCGGCCCCCAGATCAGCCGCGGGCGCAGTGCGACCGTCGCCAGTGTGGCGTCGTTGGCGGCCAATACCGCCTTCTCCGCGATCGTCTTGGTGGTGGCGTACGGCGCCTTGAAGCCTTCCCCGTACGGCACGTCGTCCGCGCTGCCGCCTTCGACCGGATGCGTGGCGCGATGCGTCACGCTGGGCGTCGAGGTATAGACCAGGCGGGCGATGCCGTGCGCGCGGCAGGCATCCAGCACGTTCTGCGTGCCGACCACGTTGGCGTCGTGGTAGCTCCTGTAGCTGCCCCAGGCGCCGGCCTTGGCCGCGTTGTGGAAGATCGCATCGACGCCATCGGCGGCGTGCCGCACCGCATGCGCATCGGCGAGATCGCCCTGCACCTGCCCTACGCCGAGTTCGCGCAACGCCGGGTAATAACCGCGATTGAGGCTGATGACCTCGTGCCCACGTTGGACCAGGCCGCGGCACAGCGCCTGTCCCAGGAAACCGCCGCCGCCGGTGACGAGAATCTTCATGATGCGGGTTCCTCAGGAATGCGATGACGGAGTGGGCGGGCGCAGCGTCAGCAGGCCGCGCGCGAAGAAGCGATGCTGGCGCTCGATTCGCGCCATCTCCTCGCCCGACAGCGCGTGCGCGGGACGGCCGAGCAGGTCGCGGAGAAGCGCGCATTCGGCAGCCTCCAGCACCGTGGTGGCGTAATCGTTGAAACACACGCCGGTGTCGAGGTCGAGACTGCGCACCAGCGGGCTGGTCGCCACCTCAAGCGCGTCGAAAGCGGGCACCGCCGGGGCGGCTTCGTCGAGCGACGTCAGCGCCTGCGCGAGATCGTCGCCGAAATTCTCCATCGACCAGGTCGCTGCGATCCTGTCACGCCCCCTGGCGCAGGCACGGTGCGTTTCTCCGGGTGCCGCCAGGTCCTGCGCGATCCGCTCGGCCACCGCGCGATAGGCGCGCAGGTCCGGCCCCCGTCCGGGCACGGGCGCCATGCCGGCGGTTTCCAGGACCTGGATGCCGTGGTCCGCGGGCAGCAGGTGACGATTGTTGCCAACGCCATTCGTATAGACCGGACAGCCCTGGTAGACCGATTCCAGCGGGTAGAAACCGAACGGCTCGGGGAAACGGTTGTACGCAAGCGCGAAGCGGCAGGCGCGCATGACCTGCACGACCGCGCGCTGGGTGAGGTGCGGCAGCGGCACGAGGAAATCCGCGCAGCGGAAGCCGGTTCCGGCGAGCAGGCCGTCGAGGGCGGCGTAGCGCTCGTGGCTGAGCGACGCATCGGAGATCAGCAGCATCACGTGCGGGGTGCCCGCCTCTCTCGCCCGCAGGTTGAGCCAGTACAGGATGGCGACGGTCGCGACGAGATCCTGTTTGTCGTGCTGCAGGGCATGGCCCAGCACCGCCTTGTCCGCCAATGCCAGCACACCGGGCGGCAGGTCGTTCCCCCGTGCGAAACCGGGATGGCCGTCGGGCGCTTCCACACACGGTACCGGCAGGCGCACGTCGCGCGTGACGCTGAAACCGCCCGGATTCAGCAGGCGGCGCCGGGTCCAGTCGGGTGTGGCGAACAGGGCACGCAGCACGGCCGCCTGATAGGGCGAATTACCCAGATGCAGGTCAACGTCGGGATTGGTCAGCCAGTTGCCTGTGCCGTACACCAGGCCGTGGTAAAGCACCACGTTGCGCCCGGCGTGCGTCCGGTCCGGCGGCAGCACCAGCGTGCCGGCGCCGTCGTACAGCGCGACGTCGGCGCGGGGTCGCCCCGCGTGGCGTGCGTATTCCGCCGCCAGGGCGAACGGCAGCATGGCTTCTTCGGTCCCGCCGCCGGCCAGCGGCGGCTGGAAGCTGTCCACCTGCATCCCGCGTGCTTCCAGCAGCGGCCGGACAGCGTCGTTGACATAGCCCACCGATCCCAGGAACGGCGGCCCGCCGGTGCGCGAGAGGAAGAGGCTGACCGTACCGGTCATCGTTGCGACTCGCGCGCGAACTGGCCGGCGGCCCATGCGGCCAGCGTCTCGCGGCCGATCTTGGCGTTGTGGCGGATGTCGACCGGGAAACCCCGATGCGGCAGGTAGGTGGTGATGCGCGAGGTATGCGGATGGCGCGCGGCGATGGCGCGCAGCTCGGTTTCCATCTGCGCCCGGTCGACGCTGGCGCCGGGCATCAGCTCGTAGCACAGCACCGGCCGCTGCCGGCCCGCATCGCCGACGCCGACCAGCGCGGTGCGGCGGACCTGCGGATGCGTGTTGAACACGGGTTCGACCTGCTCGGTGTAGAGCGGACCGGCGGCGGTTTTCACGCGCTGCGTCTTGCGCCCGCAGAACCACAGCCGGCCGTCGCCGTCGAACCAGCCAACGTCGCCCATGCGATGCACGATGCGCTCGCCGCCGTCGGGCAGCGCTTCGCGGATCTTGGCAAGGCGCGTGGCCGTCTCGCGGCGGAAGTAGGTGTCGGTGGCGGCGGGACCGGCGACGGTGATCTCGCCGATCCCGCCCTCGGGCAACACCTCGGCCCCGGTCCAGTCGGCGATGGCGTCATCGGTGATGCGGATGATGCGGACTTCGTTCGGCGGCACGGGGCGGCCGACGCAGGTGCCGGCGCCGGCTTCGGTCGCCGCGCGCGTGGCTTCCAGTTCGCGACCTTCGATGACGGCGACGGGCAGGCATTCGGTGGCGCCGTACGGCGTCCAGAACTGCGCGCCGACGGGCAGCAGCGTGCGGATCTTCGCCACCGTGTCCGGCGGCACCGGCGCACCGGCCGAGGTCACGCGTTGCACGGTGGGCAGCGGCGCGCCGTGGTCGGCGAGCACCTTCATCAGCGCGGGCGAACCGAACAGCTGGGTGACGCCGAAACGCGCGATGGCGGCGTGCAGCTTCCGCGGATCGGCGCTGGCGGGTCGGGTGGGATCCATGTCGGGGATCACCGAGGTCAGCCCCAGCGCGGGATCGAAAAGCGCGAACGGCGGGAACGTCGGCAGGTCGACACCGCCGGGCTGCAGGCCGAACGCGTTGCGCAGCAGGTCGATCTGGGCGACGAAATGGCGGTGGCGGTAGACCACGCCCTTCGGCACGCCGGTGGAGCCGCTGGTGAACAGGATGGCGGCGACATCGTCGGGCGAGGTGTCCGCGAGCTGCTGGCCCGCGCCGCTACCGCGCGCCTCGATCTTCGCCAGCGTGGTACCGCCCCAGCCCCAGCGCGTGCCGACGGTGACGATCTTTTTCGCCGACTTCGCCCAGCCCAGCACGCAGCGCGCGACGTGGGCCAGCGGGATGCCGATGAAGGCCTCGGGCTCGGCTTCGTCCAGGCACTGCTTCAGCGCGCGGCGGTCGATGCCGGGGTCCACCAGCACCGGCACGGCGCCGGCCTTGAACAGCGCGAACATCAGCAGGAAGAACTCCGGCGTGGGCCGCACCATCACGACGGCGCGGCTGCCGCGGCCGATGCCGTAGGCGCCCAGGCCGGCGGCGATGGCGTCGCTGCGGGCATCGAGCTGCGCGTAGGTGAGCGCGCGGGTGTAGCGGCCGGCGCCATCGGGGCAGCGCATGGCCACACGGTCGGGCTGCTCGCGGGCCAGTCGCGGAAGGCTGGCGGCGATGTTGCACGGATCGGTCATGCGGGCATTGTCGCCGCTGGGCGGTACTTGCGTCAGCCCGCGGCGTTGGCAGAATGCGCGTCCCGCCCGCGTCCTGACGCCCGCCCACGCCGATGCACCCCTGCCTGACCTGCGGCGCCTGCTGCGCCCACTTCCGCGTCAGCTTCCACTGGAGCGAGGCGGACCCCGACCAGGGCGGCGTGGTGCCGATCGAGCTGACCGAGCCGCTGCGCGTGCACGAGCGCGTGATGCGCGGCACGTCCCAGAAGGATCCGCGTTGCGTGGCGCTGGACGCCGACATCGGCCGCTACAGCCGCTGCACCATCCACGACCGGCGGCCCTCGGTCTGCGCGCTGGTGCCGGCGTCGCTGGAGTTCGGCGAGCGCAGCACACAGTGCGACAAGGCGCGGCTGGCGCATGGCCTGCCGTTGCTGGTGGACGCGGACTGGGTGGGTGTGGTGGAGGCGGAGAAGAACCCGTTGCCGGAGTTCTGACCGGCCATCGTAGAGCGGAGCTTGCTCCTTGCCTTCCCCGCGTCAGCAAGGAGCAGCCGAGCAAGCTCGGCTCTACGACAGCAGCGAATCGGTCCCTCATCATTTTGGGGACGACGGATCGATTCGACGGCAGGCGGTCTAGGAAGACTGGGTAGCCGGGTAAGCGCAGCGAACCCGGGATGCGATGCGGTGGCGCCTGGTTCCCCGGGTGCGGCCTTCGGCCTTCCCCGGCTACGCGCCCTCGGCAAGGATTCAATCCAGCGGATGGCGATCCAGGAAATCGCGGATCAGCGGCACCAGGATCTCGTGCTTGTCTTCCAGCACGTAGTGGCCCGCGTCTTCGTACGCATGCACTTCCGCGTTCGGCAACGCGGCGCGGAAACCGTCCAGGAAGTGCCTGTCGAACACGAAGTCCTGCAGGCCCCAGCCGAGGAATGCCGGCCGGTCCGCGAACGACGGCAGCGCCTTGCCGGCGGCGTCCAGCAATGGCCATGCCTTGTCCTGCGGGCCGAGCGGAATGTCCTGCATGAAGCGGATGGTGGCGATGCGGTTGGCCCAGGTGTCGTACGGCGCCACGTAGGCGCGGCGAACGTCGGCCGGCATGCGCCGCTTCACGCCGATCCACGACGCGCCGGCGGAAAACGCATTGAAACCGCGGACGATCCATTCGCCCGCCGCCCAGTCGCGACCCAGTGCGATCCGCCACGGCATCTTCTTCGCGGCCGGCATCGGGAACGCGGCGGTATTGGTGACCGCCAGGCGCTTCACCTGCGCGGCGTGCGAGAGCGCCCAGCCGAAGCCGATCATGCCGCCCCAGTCGTGCACGGCCAGTGTCACGGGGCCGGTGATGCCCAGGTGCTTCAGCAGCGCGGCGACGTCGTCCACGCGCGACTGCAGGGTGTACTCGTAGCGGCTGTCGTCCGGCTTGTCGGACAGGCCCATGCCGATATGGTCGGGCACGATGCATCGGTACTTGTCCGACAGCCCCGCCACCAGCGTGCGCCAGTAATAGCTCCACGACGGATTGCCGTGCAGCATCACCACCACCTCGCCATCGCGCGGACCTTCGTCGAGGTAGTTCATCGACAGGCCCGGACGGACCTCGAAACGTTTGGGATGGGAGGGGTAGCCGGGAAGGTTCATGGGATGGGTCACCACGTCATGTCAGAGGGGCTGTGCACCTTCACTCAGGATGTCGAGATAAGGTTGATAGGCAAAGATCATGTAGCGCTGCTTCCCCGTGATCTCACGAATGATGCCGAGCTTCCGCATGACATCAAGGCCGCGCGATATTGCCGGCTTGGAAAGGCCCGACTCATCGACCAGCCTGGGAATGGTACGTAGGGGATTGCGAGTGAACGCTTCATGCAGCTGCAACACCGTACCCGCGATCCTGCCGGTTGCCCGCAGACGTTCGCGATCGTCCTGAAACAGACGCAACAGTCGCTGCGCGGTGTCCACCGCTTGACCCGAAGTCGCAGCGACACCATCGAAGAAGAAGCGCAGCCATCCCTCCCAGTCGCCTTGCGTGCGTACAGCATCCAGACGCTGGTAGTACTCGTCACGCCGCGACTTGAAGTACAGGCTAAGGTAGAGCGACGGCTCATCCAGCAGTCCAGCATCACATAGCATCAGGACGATCAGAAGACGCCCCAGCCTTCCATTGCCGTCGAGGAATGGGTGGATGGTCTCGAACTGCACATGCGCCAAGCCAGCCCGTGCGAGAGGTGAAATGCCATCTTCGGTGGCGTGCAGGAATCGCTCTAAGGCATCCAGGCATTCGAGAAGGGCATCTGCCGGCGGCGGCACGAACTGTGCGCGGTCCGGACTCGGGCCTCCGATCCAGACCGGCGTCTTCCTGAATTCACCCGGCGCTTTCGAGCTGCCCCTCCCCCTTCGCAGCAGATGTTCATGCATCTCCCGCAGTAATCGCAGCGAGAGTGGAAATTCTCCGCGAAGACGCGACAGACCGTGCTCCAGCGCGTCCATGTAGTTGGACACTTCGCGTACATCGTCCAAGGGGACGCCGGGAGCCTCGTCCAGCTCGAAAAGCAGCAGATCGGACAAGGAAGATTGAGTGCCTTCGATCTGTGACGATAACAGGGCTTCCTTTCGCACGTACTGATAAAGGAACAACCTTGCATCAGGAAGAATACGCGTGATGCCCTTTAACTCGCCCAATGCCACGAGCGCACGGTCCCGCAGCACGACCAGAGCGTGATCCAGCTGCAGCGGAGGCAGGGGAGGCAGCGGTGCAGGAACGAATGCTTTGTAAGCTTGCCCGTT includes the following:
- a CDS encoding YkgJ family cysteine cluster protein, which gives rise to MHPCLTCGACCAHFRVSFHWSEADPDQGGVVPIELTEPLRVHERVMRGTSQKDPRCVALDADIGRYSRCTIHDRRPSVCALVPASLEFGERSTQCDKARLAHGLPLLVDADWVGVVEAEKNPLPEF
- the oleD gene encoding 2-alkyl-3-oxoalkanoate reductase; translation: MKILVTGGGGFLGQALCRGLVQRGHEVISLNRGYYPALRELGVGQVQGDLADAHAVRHAADGVDAIFHNAAKAGAWGSYRSYHDANVVGTQNVLDACRAHGIARLVYTSTPSVTHRATHPVEGGSADDVPYGEGFKAPYATTKTIAEKAVLAANDATLATVALRPRLIWGPGDHQILPRLVSRARAGRLRVVGSGENHVDTTYIDNAAQAHFDAFDHLAPGAACAGKAYFISNGEPWPMRKLLDALLETAGAPRVDKQLSFKAAYRIGAVCETLWTVLPLKGEPPMTRFLAEQLSTAHWYDMAPARRDFGYVPRVSMEEGFERLRAWLRDHPV
- a CDS encoding Fic family protein; the encoded protein is MERQTGNYILSSLNGQAYKAFVPAPLPPLPPLQLDHALVVLRDRALVALGELKGITRILPDARLFLYQYVRKEALLSSQIEGTQSSLSDLLLFELDEAPGVPLDDVREVSNYMDALEHGLSRLRGEFPLSLRLLREMHEHLLRRGRGSSKAPGEFRKTPVWIGGPSPDRAQFVPPPADALLECLDALERFLHATEDGISPLARAGLAHVQFETIHPFLDGNGRLGRLLIVLMLCDAGLLDEPSLYLSLYFKSRRDEYYQRLDAVRTQGDWEGWLRFFFDGVAATSGQAVDTAQRLLRLFQDDRERLRATGRIAGTVLQLHEAFTRNPLRTIPRLVDESGLSKPAISRGLDVMRKLGIIREITGKQRYMIFAYQPYLDILSEGAQPL
- a CDS encoding DUF1328 domain-containing protein encodes the protein MLRYAIIFFVIALIAAVLGFSGIAGAATNIAWVLFVVFVILAIISLLRGKRV
- the oleC gene encoding olefin beta-lactone synthetase; protein product: MTDPCNIAASLPRLAREQPDRVAMRCPDGAGRYTRALTYAQLDARSDAIAAGLGAYGIGRGSRAVVMVRPTPEFFLLMFALFKAGAVPVLVDPGIDRRALKQCLDEAEPEAFIGIPLAHVARCVLGWAKSAKKIVTVGTRWGWGGTTLAKIEARGSGAGQQLADTSPDDVAAILFTSGSTGVPKGVVYRHRHFVAQIDLLRNAFGLQPGGVDLPTFPPFALFDPALGLTSVIPDMDPTRPASADPRKLHAAIARFGVTQLFGSPALMKVLADHGAPLPTVQRVTSAGAPVPPDTVAKIRTLLPVGAQFWTPYGATECLPVAVIEGRELEATRAATEAGAGTCVGRPVPPNEVRIIRITDDAIADWTGAEVLPEGGIGEITVAGPAATDTYFRRETATRLAKIREALPDGGERIVHRMGDVGWFDGDGRLWFCGRKTQRVKTAAGPLYTEQVEPVFNTHPQVRRTALVGVGDAGRQRPVLCYELMPGASVDRAQMETELRAIAARHPHTSRITTYLPHRGFPVDIRHNAKIGRETLAAWAAGQFARESQR
- a CDS encoding alpha/beta fold hydrolase; amino-acid sequence: MNLPGYPSHPKRFEVRPGLSMNYLDEGPRDGEVVVMLHGNPSWSYYWRTLVAGLSDKYRCIVPDHIGMGLSDKPDDSRYEYTLQSRVDDVAALLKHLGITGPVTLAVHDWGGMIGFGWALSHAAQVKRLAVTNTAAFPMPAAKKMPWRIALGRDWAAGEWIVRGFNAFSAGASWIGVKRRMPADVRRAYVAPYDTWANRIATIRFMQDIPLGPQDKAWPLLDAAGKALPSFADRPAFLGWGLQDFVFDRHFLDGFRAALPNAEVHAYEDAGHYVLEDKHEILVPLIRDFLDRHPLD